Proteins co-encoded in one Arthrobacter sp. ERGS1:01 genomic window:
- a CDS encoding flavodoxin family protein, whose protein sequence is MTDLSALAIICTLSPSPAASSSELLAQHVLGELESHGVATSSLRVVDHNVKRGVLVDMGDGDAWPSIREQILAADILVLSTPIWMGHPCSVAQQVMERLDADLSETDAQGRPIMYGKVATVAVVGNEDGAHKTIADMMQGLNDIGFTLPAQGGTYWVGEAMQTIDYKDLEKVPDLVASTNDGLARNAAHLARFLREDNYPAA, encoded by the coding sequence ATGACCGATCTTTCAGCTCTCGCCATTATTTGCACGCTTTCCCCATCACCGGCGGCATCCAGTAGTGAACTGCTCGCGCAGCATGTGTTGGGTGAACTTGAAAGCCACGGAGTCGCCACATCTTCACTTCGTGTGGTGGATCACAACGTCAAGCGGGGCGTGCTTGTGGATATGGGCGATGGCGACGCTTGGCCCTCCATCAGGGAGCAAATCCTTGCCGCGGACATCCTGGTGCTGTCCACACCTATCTGGATGGGCCACCCGTGCAGCGTTGCCCAACAGGTCATGGAACGGCTGGATGCCGACCTGTCCGAAACCGACGCCCAAGGCCGCCCCATCATGTACGGCAAAGTCGCGACCGTCGCGGTGGTCGGCAATGAAGACGGGGCCCACAAAACTATCGCTGACATGATGCAGGGCCTCAACGACATTGGATTCACCCTGCCTGCGCAAGGTGGAACCTATTGGGTGGGCGAAGCCATGCAAACCATTGACTACAAGGACCTCGAGAAGGTTCCTGACCTGGTGGCTTCAACCAACGACGGCCTTGCACGCAACGCCGCCCATCTCGCCCGTTTCCTGCGCGAAGACAACTACCCGGCCGCTTGA
- a CDS encoding YciE/YciF ferroxidase family protein, whose translation MFEHFTTPEEIFSYKLGSALTMEYDSLEMLGELETTAQRSELKTLFQEHAAETRQQIENLKKCFELLGEDVNDSPSPTTKGLAKEGKSSIAKTDDSLLDAVVLAGALETEHYETAVYETLITHADARGASEVVALLRANLDQEQAAIDKIKKAATSIAHAGVAVEETDSPDAATGFDGLGGIAPAGVPPFLPPSSI comes from the coding sequence ATGTTTGAACATTTCACCACGCCCGAAGAAATTTTCAGCTACAAGCTCGGCTCAGCACTGACCATGGAGTACGACTCTTTGGAAATGCTCGGCGAGTTGGAGACGACGGCCCAGCGCAGCGAACTCAAAACGCTGTTCCAGGAACACGCAGCGGAAACCCGCCAGCAAATTGAAAACCTCAAGAAGTGCTTCGAATTGCTCGGCGAAGACGTGAACGATTCCCCCTCGCCCACCACCAAGGGCTTGGCCAAAGAAGGCAAGTCATCCATCGCCAAGACCGACGACAGCCTCCTCGATGCCGTGGTGCTCGCCGGCGCCCTCGAGACCGAGCACTACGAAACGGCCGTCTACGAAACATTGATCACCCACGCCGACGCCCGGGGTGCATCGGAGGTGGTGGCCCTGTTGCGGGCAAACCTGGACCAGGAACAGGCCGCCATTGACAAGATCAAGAAGGCCGCGACATCGATTGCACACGCGGGAGTCGCCGTCGAGGAAACGGACTCCCCGGATGCGGCAACAGGTTTTGACGGACTCGGTGGGATCGCCCCCGCAGGGGTCCCGCCCTTCCTTCCGCCGTCCAGCATCTAG